In the Ciconia boyciana chromosome 25, ASM3463844v1, whole genome shotgun sequence genome, CTGCTGGTGTTCACGGATGGGCTGGACGATGATGCCGGGAAGATGAAGGAGGCGGCAATGTCGGCTTGGCTGCAAGGTGGGGTGGCAACGGTCGCGCGGGGCTTGGCCGGGTGACCCCCTGTGAGTGGGGAAAGCtggtgggggccgggggccagCCAGTGCAGCGTGACACCCCGCGGCACCCCGTGCCCTCCAGACCAGGCTGACCTGCTGGTGACGGTGGCGGTGAACAACGtcacggggctgggggacctGCAGCAGATGGAGTTCGGGCGATGGCTGGGGAGCGGGCAGCAGCTCGCTGTGGACATGCCAGAGGCCGGCGGGCATGTGGCACAGGAGCTGGTGAGGATGAGCAGCGGTGGGGTGGGTGGCAGGGTCCCCGCAGGCTCCGAGCGGGGATGCCACCCTCTCCCCGCAGCTGGCCCTGGCAGAGCGGACGTGCTGCCAGATGTGTCCCTGCACCTGCGTGGGGCTGCCCGGTTCGCAAGGCCCCGCTGGCCCCCGGGGAGGCAAGGtaaggggctgggggggtgcgGGAGGGatgcccagccctgcagacaaCCCAGAGCAGGGCTTAgacctttcccttccccatcagAGGGGATGTTTCCCCAGGCCCCCCACCATGCCCGCGGGAGAGCAGTCCCATCCTTCCCATCCCTCTCTGTCGGGACGGATGCATGGGCTCTGCATCGCCCAGCCGGGCTCCCAGAGCAAACCTTGAGCCTGGGCCGTGCCCGCCTTGACGCTGCTGCCACGGTGCCAAAGCGCTGAGCAAAGCAGGGGGAAACGGAGGCCCAGGGGGTCGGGGGGGTCTTACCACGCTCCCCCAGGGGAATCGCACCCTCGTGCTGCACGCACAGCCCCGGACCCCTTTCCCAGGGCCAAGAGGAGCCCTGgaagctcagctcagctcaagCCCTTGTCCCGCTCAAGCCCTTCCTCCCCGAGCTGGGAAGGGAGCCCAGCCGCACTGGCTGCCAGCCCGGGGTCCGTCATCGGGCCAGGGGGTCGCAGCTGCCGCTCCCAGGGTCTCTCTGTCCTAGGGGGTGACAGGCAGCAAGGGGCGCGCTGGAGAAGAGGGCGAGCACGGACACAGCGTGAGTTGGCCGTGGGACCCCCCGGGAGTGGGAGAGGGTGGCCCTGGGGGCGAGGGGACCCCCGTCACCGCGTCGCCACTGACggcctcctctcccctcccgagcgcagggggagcagggaccGCGGGGTCTCCACGGCAGCcgagggatgcagggatgccCGGGACAGTGTGGACCGAAGGTGAGGGGCCATCCCAGCCCAACGTGGCTCCGTCCTGCAGCGTGGGTGCCCACCACTCCCCGGCTGCTCTCCTCTGTCTCTTTGCAGGGTTTCGTGGGTCACCCTGGGGAGCGGGTACGTCCCTGCCTCGCGGGTTATCCTGTGGCTCCTGCGGGCACTGATGGTGGCCAAGGCCATGGACAGCTGGCAGCGGCAGGGAGACCTTGAGGACgggcagggaagagaggggtctggggaggggaaTGGGAGATGGTCATGatggagggaggggtgggatggCCCGGAGTGATGGGGGAAGTGGGGCAAAGCCGGGACCTGGCTATTCCACCCTGTGCCGTATAACCTGGCTTCAGACCGTGTCACCTCCCTGCAGGGacctcctggagaagctggctaCGACGGCGTGGACGGGGAGCAGGTGAGCTGTGCAGGGGGGCATCGCACCAGCCAGCCCGTGCAACCATCTCTCTGTCCCGGCACAGCTGCCCGAGCAGGACCAggcacgggcacgggcacggaCACGGGCacagcctcctctctcctccccagggcGAAGTGGGgacccccggccgccccggagAGAAGGGGTCCCGGGGGAGGCAGGTGCGGTGCTGCACGGCTGAGCCTCGGCGAAGCATTGCCTCCTTCGCCCGCTGCCCGGTTGCTAAaatcccttcctcctgccttcacCTAGGGGCAGAAAGGCTcccggggtgcccggggggaAAAGGGGCTCCCAGGCCCTCGTGGAGAGGCGGTGAGTGCAGGCTCGCAGCCCCGGGGCTccacggggggctgggggactcGCTGAgccccctctctgctccccaggggCCACCCGGGAGGAGAAGCCCTGAGCCCGGCACCCCGGGGTGGAGAGGAGATGGGGGTCCCCAGGTAAGGGCTGGCGGGGACCAGGGCCGTGCTCGGGGATGCTGGGTGGCGGCGGTGGAGCAGCCGGTCGGCAGGACCCTCCTGGAAATGAAACGCGCGGGGCGGACAGCCAGGAGCTCTGCTTCCCTCTCAACATCTGTGATTTGCAGGGAGACCCCGGCCAGGATGGTCCCCCGGGGCCGGtgggacccccaggtccccctgCTCACCCGGTAGGTGCCATGAGCAGGGGGGCACCGGGGTCTATGCCGGGTGTCCCTGTGCCACGCGGCCTGTGCTGGGGACGTGGCCGCTGACAGTGCTTCCCTCTCTAGACCTCATGCCAGAAAGGGCAGCAGGGACCGCAGGTAGGGCTGGCAGCGCCCGAGGACGTGGGGCTCTGTCTGCCCCAGGGACCAGGGACGTGTCCCCACCGGAGCCTGAGCTGTCCCatctcctcacagggcaagaAGGGTAACCgtggcagccccggccccgggggacAGAAGGGCTATGGAGGTGCCCAGGtgagggcagggcagcccccgccagccccaggacccccaggggagcatccccgctgccccctctcctctcctctcctctcctctcctctcctctcctctcctctcctctcctctcctctcctctcctctcctctcctctcctctcctctcctctcctctcctctcctctcctctcctctcctctccctttgcaGGGGATGCCGGGACCGCGGGGGACGAAGGGTGCCGTCGGCCACCCGGGGAGCAGAGGACTTCAGGTGCCGTCCTCCTCCTTGTgctggggtccccggggggtgCTGGTGGCCACCCTGAGCCGGTGGCCGTGCCGGTGGGTGCCCACCCCACGGGTGCTCCTTGGCATCCTTGATCCACTTTTGCCTTTCGCCCAGGGTCTGCCCGGAGCCGAGGGCTCCCAGGGAGCAGTCGGCCCAGCTGGCCCCAAAGGGGGGAAGGTGAGCAGTACCATGGCCATGCATTTAGCAGCGCTCCCccgtgcacccccagcctgcagccccgcTTTCTCTtccaggggcaggcaggagctgagggcaggaaggggagCATGGGACCGCGGGGGCCCAAAGGTGCCCTGGTAAGGCTGTGCCCCTTGGGGACACGGCATCGTCCCCAGAGGCACCGCAGCCATGGAAAAGCCATGGCCAAGGAAGCTTTGGGAAGAGAGGTGTTTGTGTAGGTCCTACAATAATCTGCTTTGggatttttctcccctcccagggCGAGAACGGGTGTGACCAGAGAGGTGCTCCGGGGAGGAAGGGTGCCAAGGTACCTGCAGCCCGGAGCTGGGATGGAGGCGGGCGGGATGAGCGTGGGGCAGAGCTCCGTCCCTGCCCGTGGGGCtgccgggggtcccggccccgctcacATGTGCTGCTTCCCCCAGGGTGCTCGGGGTCTGCCGGGGTACCCTGGGGCTCAGGTGAGTGCGTGGGGAGccgggaggggacacggggacctgGCCAGGGCCGGCCAGTCCACGCGTGGGGTGCTGGTAAGGACGGGGTCGGCTTCCTCCGAGTGTGTCCCCCCCCTAGGGTGACAGGGGCGAGAGGGGATCCCCAGGGGACAAGGGCACGCGAGGGCTGCCCGGGCGCAGGGTGAGTACggtgcagccccctccccgctccgtGGCCGTGCCCACCCGCTCATCGCCCCGGGGTTTTCCAGGGCCACCCcgggagcagaggagaagcgGGCGGCCGTGGCAGCGTGGGACCTCCGGGAGAGACGGTGACTCCCTGCGAATTCCCTTTTTCCTGCCACGTTTCTGCCTGCAACCAGCCCCGGTGCTTGGGGATGTGTTCCTTGTTCAGATTTCCTCTTAATTTCTCTCCTATCCTGCTGCTCCAGGGCCCAAAGGGCTCGCCAGGCATTCCCCCCTCCACGGTACGGGATGCTGGTGTAGGgcaggctggggatggggacccgGCCTCGAGGGGTGTCCTCGGGGGACAGTGAGGAACTCAGCAGCCGCCCGGCCCCAACAAGCCTTACTGGGTTTGCTGGGAAGAGCCGGGCGGGAGAGCTGGGACTGACACGGCTTCGTGCATCCCTCCAGCCTTGCGAGCTCAAGGCTTTCATCCGCCGGAGCTGCGGTGAGAGCCTGGGACAGAGGCAGGGATggcggggaggggatggggacccgCTCGGTGGGGGGACCACAGcggaggggacagagggatggacgGATGGCGGGGGCACAGCCAACGGATGCATGCCTGGAGGGAGGCAGCGGTGGATGGGTGGGCATGGGTACCACGAGCATGGGATGTCACAGGGGGGCTTTTCCGGCAGTCCTTGAGACCCCACCATCCCCTCGCAGTCACCACCTCGCCCTCCTGCCCGCTCTTCCCCACCGAGCTGGTTCTGGTGCTGGAAACCTCGTCCACGGTGCCACCAGCCCTCTTCTCCCGCATGAAGGAGCTggtggccctgctgctgcaggacctGCAGGTCTCCCCGTTGGGCTGCCCGGCAGGGGCCCGGGTGGCCATGCTAGCCTACGCGGCCACCCCCACCTACCTGCTGCGTGCCGGGGaggccgggagcggggccgcgctGCTGGGACGCCTCCGCCGCCTCTCGCCCACCCGCTCCACCCGGCGCGGCCGCCTGGCCACTGCCATGCGCTTCGTGGGACACCACGTGCTCAAGAGGGTCCGGCCGGCCGCCCTGGGCAGGAAGGTGGTCCTCTTCGTCACCAGCGGCCAGAACCAGGACCTGGAGGGCATCGAGGAGGCTGCCCTGCAGTATGAAGCCCTGGGCATCGTGCCGGCGGTGCTCACCTTCAGCCCGCTGCCCAAGGTGGTGCGGGCTTTCCAGGTGAGCCCCGGGGCTGGTGGCTGCtccccctggtgtcccccccccagccctcaccccctgccctggctctgcctcccctccccaggtcAACAGCCTCTTCCAAGTGGTCCAGCTCTCCGCAGCAGAACCGGCCAGGGACGCGGCGGTGGTGCAGGAAGACGTGCTGCCCTGTGTCCTCTGCTTTGGTaggcagccccggggcggcaCCCGGGACGGGTGTCCGCTGGCTCTGGGGCTCAGCCTccatctctccccacccccagacCTCTGCCACCCCGAGGGCTGCGCTGCAGCCGTGCCGTCCCCTGACCCCCTAGACGTGGACTTGGCCTTGGTGGTGGACAACGCGGCCCTGGGGATGCcaaaggagaggctggaggCCGTCGGCGAGCTCTTCCACCGCCTCCTGGGGCACCTGCAGCCCGCGGGGCTGGATCCAGCGCAGCACGGCACCCGCATCGCCCTGGTGCTGACGGGCCCCTCCGCCCCCGGGCAGCGTTTGGCCGAGATCCCCTTCGGGCTGCCCGGCTCCGGGGAGCAGCTCCGGGAGCGCCTCCGCCTCGCGCTGGTGCCCAGGGCGGCCGCGGCATCCACCAGCGGCACGGTGGCGTGGACCCTCCGGCACTCCTTCCTGCAGAGCTCCGGCAACCGGCTCCGCGTCCTCTTCGTAGTGGGGACAGGGGCTGCggtgctgtgggatggggaggcACGGAAGGCGCTGGCACCTTTTGCCCGGTGCGAGGATTTCGGCGTCTTGGTGCTCtccctggggagagctgggacgGAGCGGCCGGAGGCGGCTGTGCCCGAGGTGCTGCCGGCGTGGAGGTACCACTCCCTGCGCCTGGGCTCTGTCCACCCGCCTGAGATGGGGCACGCGGAGAGGACGGCGCTGGGCTTCCTCAGGAGGCTGCGGGGTGAGCGGTGGTGGGGAGGTCttggggggctggagcatctcCAGGTCCCGTCCCTGGCTGCTCCAGGGGTAGGCGGCTTCAGTCCCCAAAACCTCCTTGCCGGCACATCCGTCACGCCTCCACCATCGCTTCTGCTCCGCAGCGGAGAGCAGCCAGcgccccagcaccccggggtgcccctgGGAGATGCCCCCCCCCGGTGCTGGGACCAGCAAGCTCCTCCTGGGGACCCCCGTGCAGTGAGTGAGCGGCACCGGGGCCGTCCCCTGCATGCACATCCCTTGGTCCCCCGTGACACAagttggggggctggggggttgcACCTCCTCTTCCCGGGGATGggttcctccccccccccagcatgtCCTGGGGGGGCTTTGCTCTGATTTCCCCTCCCAGGACCCCCGAGGTTCCCCTTATGCCCCCCACTGGGCTGTCCACggcaccccccggccccggcaaGGGCCGGAGGGCTGCGGCCGTTCCTGGACCGTGCACCCTGGACAAGGACCCCGGCAGCGCCTGCACCCATTTCTCCATCATGTGGTATCACCGGTGGGAGACGGGATCCTGCGAGCGCTTCTGGtacgggggctgcgggggcaaCGCCAACCGCTTCGGCAGCGAGCAGGACTGCATCCGCGCCTGCACGGACCCGGGTAGGCGAGGGTGGGCATCTCTCCGGGGACCGGGGGGCCATGGGGTGCCTCCGGCCCgggcagggggcacagccgAGGTTTCCCGGCTGCCTCTCGGCTGATTCCGTGACCATCCCGGGCAGGTCCCGATGGAGCCGGCGTGGGCGAGAGCAACGTGACGCGGGGTGAGGAGTGTGCGAGGCGGGGGCCgggtgttttttgggggggtgacTCGtgagcagagagcaggcagggaggcaggcagggctgccagctCATGCTGGGTCGTAGGGTGCATTTCCCGGCATGCAACCGTGCCGTGCGCTCTGGCCACGCCGCGAGCGTGCCGTGCCGCCTGCCTTGCAGCCGCCTGCCTGGAGGCACGGGACGCGGGGCCCTGCCACTCCTTCTCGCCCAAGTGGTTCTTTGATGGCCACCAGCCCGGCCGCTGCTCGCTCTTCTGGTACGGGGGCTGCGGCGGCAACCGCAACCGCTTCGAGAGCCGGGAGCAGTGTgaagctgcctgcctgcccctgggcagggcgagccccccggcccctcgcccTGCCAATGCCTCCGCCTGCACCCCTGCGCCCGGCTGCCAGGGCTGACACCCCACTTTGGGGTCCAGGGTGCCCCTGGCCCCCTGGGATGCAGCACCCAGAGGTGCAGCGCTCGCCCTCTGCAAACCTCGCCTGCCTCCGCCTGTGCAGGCTCGAGAAACAAGGACACTTGAATTATTGCACAAGGACCTCGGGGTCCTGCCAAGTTTCTGACTTCGTCTTCAGCTGCTCCATCACGGGGTGGGGAGGTcgagccggcggcggcggcggcagcgccgaGTCCTTGCAAAACGCTGCGCACCCCCTGCCATCGCTGCTCCAGGAGGATGCTGGTACCCAGGGCTGGCCGGTCAGCCTGGGAgcctttcaaataaaaaccaCACCACGTTTCGTGCTCACCGGTGCAactgggctggggaagggcgagggttttgggggtgggtgctccagagctgcaggaggccCTGGACAGGCTCCCCGCATCCCGGCCAGCCGCAGCTGCGCTCTCCCTGCGGGGAGCAGCTTCCCcggctgccaggagcagggagccGGGGCCGGATCGAGGCGCGGGGGTGGCGGGGTGCCTGTGGCCCCCACCCCGGGTCGGCCGCGGCACCGGCGGGAGGCAGCTGCGCTGCTGGCGGGCTCCCGtcccgggggggctgcggctgcgCTGCTCCACGCTCCCCCCCTCTGCCCTGGATGCTCGGCCCCAGGCCAGCATCCCAGTCCTAATAACATCTGATCCTAATAACACCGGCGTCCCAGTCCTAATAATCCCAGtcctggggctgcagccggTGGCCGTGGCCGCCTTTGACACGGGCTGTCACCAGGAATAGCTCCGAGACCTGATTCTTCCCCTTATCCTTTATTCAGTTCTGCAGAGCGGGAGAGGACAGATATATTTTTCAGGACAGCCTTGGCTCTGGCAGGAGGACGGGGCAGCTCAGGTCAGCCCCATGTCCCAGTGCCGAGCGATGCTCGGGGGGTGCCTTCTGTGAGCCCCCGGGCTGTGGCTGCGTCAGAAATTTGCCTAAATGCTGCTCAGAGCCCCTAAATCCATTTTTAAGGCAAAGGAAGCCGGGAGCTGCCGGGAGCTGGGCGAGCATGGAGTGAAGAACTGGAACGgagaattttgtttctttaaatgtcaTGTTTTTTTAAGCTCGTTTTTGCACTCGGGTTTGGCGAAGCTGAGAAGACTTAAGTGACAAACCAGCTGTCCCCTGGCGCAGCGCGGCGCTCGCCCGAGCAGACACCCACCCGCCgcctccagccccccagcaccgcGTTCGCAGCAGGGATGCGGCACCGCACGGCGAAGCGgagccccccgcgcccctccaACGCCAACCCCCCGACCCCACAACCTCCAGCTCAGCCCCGCGGCATCGCGTGGGCCCCAGCACCTCCCGAAATCGGGGTGAGTGaggggctgctggtgggggcAGCTGCGGAGGTGTCGGCGATGCTCCCGGAGGGACGGAGGGGCTGCGGCAATGCCGTGTCCGTCGGGGATGCTGCAAGGCAAACCTGGCACCGTGAGGGTGCCgctgggtgggtgggggtcccccagcccgccctgccagccccctgcccaccgCTGCGGGCAGCAGGACCCTTTGCACTCACCCAGCAAGGCTAAGCCCAGTAGACCGGGACGACGCTGCAGAGGATGCTCGCTGTGGTGCCCAGGAGGGAGCGATCGGCCAGGGGCACGGCGAGCTTCTTCTCAGCCTGgcgaggggagaggagggaaaacgAGGCAGCAGTGGTGCGATGCTGGACCCCGGTTCTTCACTGGGGGGGCTGCACAAGGGACCGTGCCTGCGGCATTGCCACGTGCCCCAGCCGGTGCCGAGCGGCGCGGCCGGCACTCACCTGCCGGCGCTGGAAGGTCTCGGCGACGGCGTCTATCCCCGGGATGTTGTCCTTGTCCACGCGGGTGACGTAGCAGGCACGGTGGAGCCAGGATCTGTAGCTGACCAGCAGCTGCTTGCAGACAGACCCGGGTCAGCTCGGTCCCATCACCCCTTCCCCGTCCCCCCGGCCGCGCAGGGCTCCCTGCTTACGTTCTTGTAGTCGTAGATGACCGTGGCCGGGTTTCCATCCTCACTGTCCAGGTAGAAAGTGGCCACATCCTCTTCCCAGGCCGGTTCTCTCCACAGCCCCATCCGCAGGacctggggggcacggggagagCTCACCGCCTGCGGCAGCCCCTCCCCGGGGGCGGTGGGGGTCCCTACTTACGGCGTCGGCGTGCCGCTGGTCCGCGCGCAGCCACATCAGCAGGGCGCCGGCGATGATGACCACCAGcaggaccaccaccaccaccacgatGAGGAGGCACTTGAGGTGGTGGCAGCTGAGGAGCTTGCGGGGCAGGTAGCAGAGCAGGCGAGGCACGAAGCACAGGGATCGCTTGACGCAGCCGCAGCCAGGGCAGCCGGGACATTTGCAGCACCGGGGCACGCAGCACCGGGCACATTTGGAACAGCAAACCGCGCAgggccggcagcagcagcccagcttgcagcacccctgggagcagcagccttTCTCCGGGTCCTGCGGGCATGGGAAAGGCGGAGAGGTGGGGTGAGCGGGAAGGAGATGGGAGCTGGGGGATGcaggtgggctggggctgggcttgCCCCGCGGAGCAGGTCCCATCCCGCTGCCCCTGAGCTCTGGGGATGCAGCATCCCACGGGCCCTTTCGCCATCACACGTGCACCAGCGTCTTGCCGGGATAAACCGGGCAAAGCCCTGTGCCGAGCATCTCTGCTGGGCACGGGGACAGCCCCAGCATGACCGTGCCACCCCGCTGCGGGTTGCAGGGACTCACCAGCAGCTCTTCAACCACCACCTGGTTCATGCTGCTCTCCATGGCtactgctgcctcctcctcctcctcctcctcctcccagccggggctgccccgcagcagccggGGCAGAGGGCTTTAtaccagggtgctggggtggggaacGGGGTGGCCCGGGTGTCTGGGCTCGTGGCCCTGGTGTGCAATCGGGCTCTGGCGTGCAATCCACTTCACTTGTGTTTGCTGACCACCTTCCCCGGGGCTGGATTCCCCTGGGAACCCGCTGGTCAAGAGGCTCCGAGGGCACTTGTCCCTGAGCACGAGGgcctctctgctgcccaggagcgAGGCGTCGGGGCCAAAGCAAACCCTTCTGCAAGCATTAGAGCTGCCGTCCGGGATGGAGCATCCGGCAATGGCCACAGCCAAGGAGATCTGGCTTGGTGCCCGTGTCCCTTCGCCAGCTCGGGCACTGGGAGCTCCTCGAGGTGGGCAAAGTGCAAACAGGACATCAAAGCTTTCCCACAAACCGCAAGGCTGGGGCGGGAGCGGGGTCACCGCGGGGTGGGGACCTGTCCCCAGACCATGGCCAGGCTGGGTGCTCCGCAACCTTGGTCCCGAGGATGCTCGTGCACCGCGGGGGCTCGTCTTGCCGGTGCTGGGGCTTTCGGGGCTGCCCACGGTGCAGATTTGCTCAGGGTGAAGGGGGTCCCAGCTCTGGCATGTCACCCTGCGTGGTGCAATCAGCAGGGCAGGGTGACACCGCTGTGCCTTGGTCTTCTCTGGACATGagcctctcctgcagtcgggcTCAGGCTGGGACCTCTCCAGCCACCCCTGGGCCCCCTCCTTggtcccctgggacccccagacGCTCGAAGCCGGGTGTGGGGGTGAAGGTGTGCACCCCGTATTGCACACTACCTCCTGTCCCAGGGTGTCGAGGAGCACGGGAGAGCCTCGAGTGGCTCCTGGCTGTTTGCTCTCTAACACCTTGtgcaggagaggctgtgggaaCCCATATCGCCGTCCTCAGCTGTGTGCACCCTTCTTAACCCAGCTCCTTGCCAGGGTAACGCAGGGTCAGGAGATTtcggggagcagagctgctggccctGTGTCGACACATGGCAACGTGACGTTCCCCTCCTGTTCCCAGCAAAGCGTCAGCCCCCGGGAGCTGCGACCCTCCTCGCTGCCCGTGGCAGCGGCTATGGGGACAGCCCTGAGTTAGCCCCCACTGAAAGGTTAAATCACgctgcccagcactgctgtgcCCCTGGGAGGGCTGGCTCGGGTCCTCCCGGGgtctcttttctccctcccagccctgttGATCCCCCGTTCTCCGGTGCGGCGCTCGGAGGTGCCCCCCAAGGATGCTCCCAGCTGCtttggggcagaggaggaggacggggagCGGACAAGGGATGGAGGGGAGCCGGAGCAAGCGGATTGTGGTGTCTGCGAATGCCTCGCTCAGCCCAGGGCTTGGCTCTCACCGGGGATGTGGCACAGTCCCTCTGTCCCCGTCTGCACGTGGcggggacaaggatggggaccTGTCCCAGAGGGGTGGCCCAGGCCCCGCAGGGGTGCCGGGGCTGGCTGGGTGCGCTGCCTGTGCCCATGGGCCAGGGGTGCAGAGGCTGCCCCTGCCATCTCGTCCTCTCCCCGTGCAAAGTGGCAGGGCACATGTGGGGACACTGGCCACGCAGCCTGGGAGCATGGCGTGCAACGTGGGGGTGTGTGTCCCGGGGAGCGGGTGTCTGAGCCCTCCCGTGTTCCTTGCCCAGGGCTGGACTGAGCACATCGATACGAAGGATGCATCTACCCACGCTGGACCCCACGGGCAGCCATCACCGGGGCACCGTGCCACCTCTCCCCGTCACCCCGGGAAGGGCCGTTTGGCCAGCACGGGGGGGGAAGGACAAGAGCAGCACTCAGAGGCAGGGGCACAGGCTTTACTTTGCAGACAGGAGTGTGAATCCCAAAGCAAATCCCACTTGTTTATTGCAAGTGCAGTGGGAAAGCCGCGGTGCCGAGCGGCTGTGGACAGAGGACCCCGACAACGGGGCAGCTGCGTGGGATGGAGCCATGGAGGAGGAGATTCCCAGGCATCCCGGCATCCCGCCTGGAAGGCAACGCGGGGAGCATGGGGACAGTGACATCCCCATCTCGCTGTCCCGTCCTCCCAAGAGGTCCGTGCTACGCCCAGTAGACGGGGACGGTGCTGCAGAGGATGTTAACGGTGGTGCCCAGGATGGAGCGGTCGGCCAGGGGCATGGCGTTGTCCCCAGCCTCCTTCATCTCAGCCTGCAGGAGAGAGAACGGGGCGGAGGGCTGCCATCCTTGGCCACCAGCAGCCTCCCCTCCAGCGGCCGCTTGCCACAAGCCCAGCAGCCCCGTGCTTCGCCCCGGCTGCCCAGGACGcaggggccgggctgggctgagcccctGCTCACCTGCCGGCGCTGGAAGGTCTCGGTGACGGCGTCCAGCCCCGGGATGTTGTCCTTGTCCACGCGGGTGATGTAGCAGGCACGGTGGTGCCAGG is a window encoding:
- the LOC140643823 gene encoding surfactant protein C-like → MESSMNQVVVEELLDPEKGCCSQGCCKLGCCCRPCAVCCSKCARCCVPRCCKCPGCPGCGCVKRSLCFVPRLLCYLPRKLLSCHHLKCLLIVVVVVVLLVVIIAGALLMWLRADQRHADAVLRMGLWREPAWEEDVATFYLDSEDGNPATVIYDYKNLLVSYRSWLHRACYVTRVDKDNIPGIDAVAETFQRRQAEKKLAVPLADRSLLGTTASILCSVVPVYWA